A DNA window from Turicibacter sp. TJ11 contains the following coding sequences:
- a CDS encoding SLC13 family permease yields the protein MESQQFLPAIIIFLIAYGVIISEKFNRTVVALLGAVLMVVFHIFDQEDALKFIDFNTVGLLIGMMIIVSILKRTGIFQYVAIKTAKLSKGSPWRIMLYFAAITAVSSALLDNVTTILLIAPVTFVITETLGLNAIPFLLTEVFSANIGGLATSIGDPTIIMISGATGLSFTDVLFNLGPIVLVIFTVVLLILKFIFREQLHISEDNKKKIESFDVSKAITDPVLLRKSGLILVLTILGFASHHALGVESATVALLGAGILLLIGKVDVEEVLEEVEWPTIFFFMGLFVMVGALETVGVLEILASGLINLTGGSVVITSLLILWVAAIASAFLDNIPFVATMIPLILNIGQMTGMDTTPLWWALALGACLGGNGSIVGASSNVIVSGMLHKKGYKLSFGDFLKIGFPIMIVAVAISTVYLLVFYL from the coding sequence TTGGAAAGTCAACAATTTCTCCCAGCTATTATTATCTTTCTTATTGCGTATGGAGTTATTATTTCTGAAAAATTCAATCGTACAGTTGTTGCCTTACTAGGTGCTGTGTTAATGGTTGTCTTTCATATTTTCGATCAAGAAGATGCCCTAAAGTTTATTGATTTTAATACGGTTGGTTTACTAATTGGGATGATGATCATTGTTAGTATTTTAAAACGAACAGGGATTTTTCAATACGTTGCGATTAAGACAGCCAAGTTATCAAAAGGAAGTCCTTGGCGAATCATGCTATACTTTGCAGCAATTACAGCTGTTTCATCAGCTCTTTTAGATAATGTTACAACGATCTTACTAATTGCACCTGTAACCTTTGTTATTACAGAAACATTAGGGTTAAATGCTATTCCCTTTTTACTAACAGAGGTATTTAGTGCTAATATCGGTGGACTAGCAACATCAATCGGTGATCCAACGATTATCATGATTAGTGGAGCCACTGGATTATCATTTACAGATGTCTTATTTAACTTAGGTCCTATTGTGCTTGTTATTTTCACTGTTGTGTTATTGATTTTAAAATTCATCTTTAGAGAACAATTACATATTAGTGAAGATAATAAGAAAAAAATTGAATCCTTTGATGTTTCAAAGGCTATTACTGATCCAGTCTTATTAAGAAAAAGTGGTCTTATCTTGGTATTAACTATTTTAGGATTTGCTTCTCATCATGCACTTGGCGTTGAGTCAGCAACCGTTGCTTTACTTGGAGCGGGAATCTTACTATTAATTGGTAAAGTAGATGTTGAAGAAGTGTTAGAAGAAGTTGAGTGGCCAACCATCTTTTTCTTCATGGGATTATTTGTGATGGTCGGAGCACTCGAAACAGTAGGTGTTCTTGAAATATTAGCAAGTGGATTAATTAACTTAACAGGTGGTAGTGTTGTGATTACGTCATTACTAATCTTATGGGTGGCAGCTATTGCTTCAGCATTTTTAGATAATATTCCATTTGTAGCGACAATGATTCCGTTAATTTTAAATATTGGTCAGATGACTGGGATGGATACAACACCATTATGGTGGGCATTAGCGCTTGGAGCTTGTCTAGGTGGAAATGGTAGCATCGTTGGAGCTTCTTCAAATGTCATTGTTAGTGGAATGCTTCATAAAAAAGGATATAAGTTATCATTTGGGGACTTTTTAAAAATTGGGTTTCCTATTATGATTGTTGCTGTTGCTATTTCGACGGTATATCTTCTAGTCTTTTATTTATAA
- a CDS encoding MATE family efflux transporter, translating into MKTNHSSEFLGTEKISKLLFSFSMPAFIAMLASGIYNIVDTIFIGKGIGTLAVGGVGIVFPIQTLYNAFAQMISIGAASAISRSLGEKKDDCANQVTTNAYILTILISLLLMIISYFFINPILFFFGSNEELLVYAHDYLMISILSIPFNALALLSSAVFRAEGNIKVSMMVVLIGAVFNLALDPLFIFTLNGGIKGAAFATVIAQALASLFALFYIFSHRSIVRFEKKYLIPSLAISRSIISVGFSAFARNGATSLFALITNSTLRTFGGTQSITAFGTVNRIISFFFLPIMGINQGLQPIISYNYGARHSDRIKQALKLALIYTTIIGAIGSLVGILFPTMAIRLFVKDKQLISEATFVLRIQLLFYWTIGLQMVASTFYQSIGRAIPALFLSILRQFIILIPLIFILPRYTSLGINGVWYSFPISDFSAFLISAFVLWQAWHHLHIKNEDK; encoded by the coding sequence ATGAAGACAAATCATAGTAGTGAATTTTTAGGAACTGAAAAGATTAGTAAGCTCCTTTTCTCTTTTTCTATGCCTGCCTTTATCGCTATGCTGGCTAGCGGTATCTATAATATAGTGGATACTATTTTTATCGGAAAAGGAATTGGAACTTTAGCAGTCGGTGGGGTGGGCATTGTCTTTCCTATTCAAACGTTATACAATGCTTTCGCGCAAATGATTTCCATTGGTGCTGCATCAGCGATTTCAAGAAGTTTAGGAGAAAAAAAGGACGATTGTGCAAATCAAGTCACCACAAATGCTTATATTCTAACGATTCTTATTTCTCTTCTATTGATGATTATTAGTTACTTTTTTATTAATCCTATCTTATTTTTCTTCGGATCAAACGAAGAACTTCTTGTTTATGCTCATGATTATTTGATGATTTCTATTTTATCCATTCCCTTCAATGCACTTGCTTTACTTTCTAGTGCTGTCTTTCGTGCAGAGGGAAACATCAAAGTATCGATGATGGTTGTATTAATTGGAGCTGTTTTTAATTTAGCGCTTGATCCGCTGTTCATTTTTACATTAAATGGAGGAATCAAAGGAGCAGCCTTTGCAACAGTTATTGCTCAGGCTTTAGCAAGTTTGTTTGCTTTATTCTATATTTTTAGTCATCGTAGCATCGTCAGATTTGAAAAGAAGTATTTAATCCCAAGTTTAGCAATCTCACGTTCAATTATTAGTGTTGGCTTTTCAGCGTTTGCAAGAAATGGAGCTACTTCACTCTTTGCCTTAATTACCAATTCAACCTTAAGAACTTTTGGAGGAACACAATCCATTACGGCGTTTGGAACTGTTAATCGTATCATTTCATTTTTCTTCTTACCCATCATGGGAATTAACCAAGGATTACAACCTATTATTAGTTATAATTACGGTGCTAGACATTCAGATCGCATTAAACAGGCGCTTAAGTTAGCTCTTATTTACACAACCATCATTGGAGCGATTGGATCCTTAGTTGGAATTTTATTTCCGACGATGGCGATTCGTCTATTCGTAAAAGATAAACAGCTCATTTCTGAAGCGACATTCGTTCTTAGAATCCAACTCTTGTTTTACTGGACCATTGGTCTACAAATGGTTGCATCAACGTTTTATCAATCAATCGGTCGAGCGATTCCCGCTTTGTTTTTATCTATTCTAAGACAATTCATTATCTTAATTCCTCTGATCTTCATTCTTCCTCGTTATACTTCTCTTGGAATTAACGGTGTTTGGTATTCGTTCCCTATTTCTGATTTTTCTGCTTTCTTAATCTCTGCTTTCGTTCTGTGGCAGGCGTGGCATCATCTTCATATAAAAAACGAAGACAAATAA
- a CDS encoding nitroreductase family protein: protein MNTLEAITKRRSHHEFKETKLSKEQLELLIKCGLCAPSCNNEQPWYLVGILNCETIHLLNDEINIVKDEVLKDYFYGAPALILVLGDKIATNSLVDCAVCTQNILLAAEDLNLASCWIDEVKALNQSEKFYDYQDQFQIPEGYEFMGGVALGERLKTPEEPEQRRGTWRIIE, encoded by the coding sequence ATGAATACGTTAGAGGCGATTACTAAACGAAGAAGTCATCATGAGTTTAAAGAGACAAAACTATCTAAAGAACAATTAGAATTATTAATTAAATGTGGACTTTGTGCACCTAGTTGTAATAATGAACAGCCATGGTATCTAGTTGGTATTTTAAATTGTGAGACTATCCATCTTTTAAATGATGAAATTAATATTGTAAAAGATGAAGTTTTAAAAGATTATTTTTATGGTGCACCAGCACTGATTTTAGTTTTAGGTGATAAAATTGCTACTAATTCTCTGGTGGATTGTGCAGTATGTACTCAAAATATTTTATTAGCAGCAGAAGATTTAAACTTGGCCAGTTGTTGGATTGATGAAGTTAAAGCGTTAAATCAAAGTGAAAAATTTTATGATTATCAAGATCAATTCCAAATTCCTGAAGGCTATGAGTTTATGGGAGGCGTTGCTTTAGGTGAACGTTTAAAAACACCTGAAGAACCTGAACAAAGAAGAGGCACTTGGAGAATTATTGAATAA
- a CDS encoding spore coat associated protein CotJA: MIYNPYNTTIPNTGAMQPGTLQPSNYQVAQQPMMPVNNYQSTTMPLMNTAGYQPVQAEMSATQHQMTQSMPMMHGANYQPVNSGVLDSNYQMAQATPMANAMNYQTVQPVMPMVPSVPMQVGPVPCGSQVPTCAVPVQPVPIPQPVPIAQPAQQVQTVQQTIEPQVVSTQATTAHHKKTTYVEAYLEPVDANVPLIQPTVKKHSPSKKADTIQGEIVYVEQKPVKNSTVQDYNLYLMEKEYYSSDQPSYSETIQLASQGSRADMYQKLTCENLPLATAYVPMQSYTNLNNSSETLKEGTAFHDLYDVYTPKNVSTPYIYMHKDKGGRQ, translated from the coding sequence GTGATTTATAATCCTTATAATACAACAATACCAAATACAGGTGCTATGCAACCCGGGACATTACAACCGTCTAATTATCAAGTTGCTCAACAACCAATGATGCCTGTTAACAATTATCAATCAACAACGATGCCTTTAATGAATACAGCTGGTTATCAACCAGTTCAAGCAGAGATGTCTGCGACTCAGCATCAAATGACTCAATCAATGCCTATGATGCATGGAGCTAACTATCAACCGGTTAACTCTGGTGTATTAGATAGTAACTATCAAATGGCTCAAGCGACACCTATGGCAAATGCCATGAATTATCAAACTGTGCAACCCGTTATGCCAATGGTTCCTTCAGTCCCTATGCAAGTCGGTCCTGTCCCTTGCGGTTCTCAAGTTCCAACTTGTGCTGTCCCTGTTCAACCTGTTCCAATCCCTCAACCTGTTCCAATTGCTCAACCCGCTCAACAAGTTCAAACAGTTCAACAAACAATTGAACCACAAGTAGTCAGTACTCAAGCAACAACAGCTCATCATAAAAAAACAACTTATGTTGAAGCTTACTTAGAACCCGTCGATGCTAATGTTCCATTAATTCAACCGACAGTAAAAAAACATTCACCTTCTAAAAAAGCAGATACGATTCAAGGTGAAATTGTTTATGTGGAGCAAAAACCTGTTAAAAATTCAACAGTACAAGATTACAACTTATATTTAATGGAAAAAGAATATTACTCTAGTGATCAACCTAGTTATAGTGAAACAATTCAGTTAGCCTCTCAAGGTTCAAGAGCAGATATGTATCAAAAACTGACTTGCGAAAACTTACCATTGGCAACTGCTTACGTTCCTATGCAATCTTATACTAATTTAAACAACTCTTCTGAAACATTAAAAGAGGGAACAGCTTTTCATGATCTTTACGATGTCTATACTCCAAAAAATGTATCTACCCCATACATTTACATGCACAAAGACAAAGGAGGAAGACAATAA
- a CDS encoding spore coat protein CotJB, with translation MNQKQLLKQIQSVSLMAVDLHLFLDTHPTNKEALKDYEKISKQYHMLKKQYEEQFGPLLNFGQVSNFDKYNWTSEPWPWQNK, from the coding sequence ATGAATCAAAAACAACTTTTAAAACAAATTCAATCTGTAAGTTTAATGGCTGTCGACTTACATCTCTTCCTTGATACTCATCCAACAAATAAAGAAGCCTTAAAAGACTATGAAAAAATTTCTAAGCAATATCATATGCTAAAAAAACAATATGAAGAACAATTTGGTCCTCTTTTAAACTTTGGACAAGTTTCAAACTTTGATAAGTATAATTGGACTTCAGAACCATGGCCTTGGCAAAACAAATAA
- a CDS encoding manganese catalase family protein, which produces MWVYEKRLQIPVDIKKRDVRMAREIFDALGGADGELAASMEYLQQRYTMPTGQSIATLTDIGTEELAHLEIVSSMIYQLTDGATMEELKAGGLDGSYVGRGPGIFLSDPEGVPWSASYIDMKGDPIADIVSNMSAEQRARAGYEHLLDLSTDEDVRKVLSYLREREVVHFQRFGETLMSLQDHATRDHYFVMNQEK; this is translated from the coding sequence ATGTGGGTTTATGAAAAAAGATTACAAATTCCAGTCGACATTAAAAAGCGTGATGTTCGAATGGCAAGAGAAATTTTTGATGCGCTTGGTGGTGCGGATGGAGAACTAGCTGCATCTATGGAATATCTTCAACAACGTTATACGATGCCAACAGGACAATCAATTGCGACATTAACTGATATCGGAACGGAGGAGTTAGCTCACCTTGAGATTGTTTCATCGATGATTTATCAATTAACTGATGGTGCAACGATGGAAGAACTTAAAGCTGGTGGACTTGATGGATCATATGTTGGGCGTGGACCTGGGATTTTCTTATCTGATCCAGAAGGCGTTCCATGGTCAGCTTCTTATATTGATATGAAAGGTGATCCTATTGCTGATATTGTTTCAAACATGTCTGCAGAGCAACGTGCACGTGCAGGATACGAACACCTTCTTGATTTATCAACTGATGAGGATGTTCGAAAAGTTCTCTCTTATTTAAGAGAGCGAGAAGTCGTTCACTTCCAACGCTTTGGTGAAACATTAATGTCACTTCAAGATCATGCAACTCGTGATCATTATTTTGTCATGAATCAAGAAAAATAA
- a CDS encoding SulP family inorganic anion transporter — translation MSTRLKPKLLSVMKTYHKDQFIKDVIAGLIVAIIALPLSIALAISSGVSPEQGLYTAIVAGFFISLLGGSRVQIGGPSATFMVVVYSVVSTHGTEGLLITTILAGIILILFGLLKLGSMIKYIPYPITVGFTSGIALTIFSSQIKDFFGMNIGSVPTGFIDKWKLYFSSFDEAQLLPTIIGIIALFILIVWPKINKRIPASLISILITTALVAVLNLDVQTIGTQFTNLSSSFPMPSFPHFTWSKIEVLLSPAFTIAFLCSLESLLSAVVSDGMIGSKHRSNMELVAEGIANIASGLFGGMPATGAIARTVANIKNGGRTPIAGIVHALTLLFILLFLMPLVKMIPLSTLAAILIMVSYNMSEWRMFKKLLSTPKSDVAVLLSTFFLTVLFDLTLAISFGMVLTSFLFMKRMTDVTDIQGFDLNDDEDEIELLDEEIKEVISDEILIYEINGPFFFGAADKFLDSIQSLQGPSKVLIIRLRHVPVIDATAVHALTLLHDNCHRSNTTLILCEVNDRPYKVIKRVGLVKEIGRANICRQFEQAIKRATQIVQASA, via the coding sequence GTGTCAACACGCTTAAAACCTAAGTTATTATCAGTCATGAAAACCTATCACAAGGATCAATTTATTAAGGATGTTATTGCAGGCTTAATTGTTGCGATTATTGCACTACCGCTATCAATAGCTTTAGCTATTTCATCAGGTGTTTCACCTGAACAAGGACTCTACACCGCTATTGTTGCAGGTTTTTTTATTTCTTTACTTGGGGGAAGTCGTGTTCAAATTGGTGGACCAAGTGCAACGTTTATGGTTGTTGTTTATAGTGTCGTCTCAACACATGGAACAGAAGGTCTGTTAATTACGACCATTTTAGCAGGGATTATTTTAATTCTATTTGGACTTTTAAAACTAGGAAGTATGATTAAATACATCCCCTATCCGATCACGGTGGGCTTTACTAGTGGGATTGCCTTAACGATTTTTAGTTCTCAAATTAAAGATTTCTTTGGGATGAACATCGGATCCGTTCCAACAGGATTTATTGATAAATGGAAACTTTATTTTTCTTCTTTTGATGAGGCGCAACTTCTACCGACAATCATCGGAATTATTGCTTTATTCATTTTAATTGTGTGGCCAAAGATTAATAAGAGAATTCCCGCTTCATTAATTTCAATTTTAATTACGACGGCTTTAGTGGCTGTTTTAAATTTAGACGTTCAGACGATTGGGACACAGTTTACTAACTTATCATCTTCATTTCCAATGCCGTCTTTTCCTCACTTTACTTGGAGTAAAATAGAAGTCTTATTATCCCCTGCTTTTACGATTGCTTTTTTATGTTCGCTTGAATCGTTATTATCAGCTGTCGTTTCAGATGGGATGATTGGAAGTAAGCATCGTTCAAATATGGAATTAGTAGCAGAAGGAATCGCAAATATTGCTTCAGGTTTGTTTGGTGGGATGCCAGCAACAGGAGCTATTGCTCGAACAGTTGCTAATATTAAAAACGGTGGACGTACGCCTATTGCAGGAATTGTTCATGCCTTAACATTATTATTTATTTTGTTATTTTTAATGCCACTTGTTAAGATGATTCCATTGTCAACATTAGCTGCTATCTTAATTATGGTTTCTTACAATATGAGTGAATGGCGTATGTTTAAAAAATTATTAAGCACCCCTAAAAGTGATGTCGCTGTGTTATTATCAACTTTCTTTTTAACCGTATTATTTGATTTAACTTTAGCGATTAGCTTTGGAATGGTTTTAACATCTTTCTTATTTATGAAGCGTATGACAGATGTAACAGATATTCAAGGATTTGATTTAAATGACGATGAAGACGAGATCGAGTTGCTCGACGAAGAAATAAAAGAAGTCATTTCAGATGAAATTTTAATTTATGAAATTAACGGACCGTTTTTCTTCGGAGCGGCTGATAAATTTTTAGATTCGATTCAGTCATTACAAGGTCCTTCAAAAGTTTTAATCATTCGACTTCGTCATGTTCCAGTGATTGATGCAACGGCCGTTCATGCTCTAACGTTATTACATGATAACTGTCATCGCTCAAATACAACATTAATTTTATGCGAAGTCAATGATCGTCCATATAAGGTCATTAAACGTGTTGGATTAGTGAAAGAAATTGGAAGAGCAAATATCTGTCGTCAGTTTGAACAAGCGATTAAACGTGCGACACAAATTGTTCAAGCAAGTGCTTAA
- a CDS encoding DEAD/DEAH box helicase, with amino-acid sequence MTQITFKDLALSPAILQAIEEIGYVKPSPIQAEAIPVVLSGKDIIGQAQTGTGKTAAFMLPILEKIDPKNRNVQALVLCPTRELAVQVHEESKKFARNMRDVHILSIYGGQSYDPQIRALKKGVQIVVGTPGRVMDHMRRGTLKLENLKMLVLDEADEMLNMGFKDDIEEILEKTPDTRQTVMFSATMAREIMNIAKTYQKSPEIVKVVSEELSNKKIDQYFVEVRRQDRVHAMIRCIDMMGLTSSIVFTNTKREVDELVSKLQEEGYVTEGLHGDLKQAQRDRVMNSFRRKNVNILVATDIAARGIDVSNVEAVFNYDIPLNEENYVHRIGRTGRAGMTGLSITFVFGKDMFRIRRIEDYTKTKMSKMAIPTVEQIQEKRSTNVIEDVIANLEGQDFTKENELIAAILEKGYSLEQVAAGLLRMHIGQSTKEYAPIEEVVSAGKPKGKGMRKNEVRLFVNVGSKQKVKAKDFVGMLTKKSDIPARAIGDIDVYKKFSFINVDKAHANAIIRKLNSKLVNGKPVRAEKTAPGATAPKGN; translated from the coding sequence ATGACTCAAATTACATTTAAAGATCTTGCTTTATCGCCTGCTATTTTACAGGCAATTGAAGAAATTGGTTACGTTAAACCATCACCAATCCAAGCTGAGGCAATCCCAGTTGTATTATCTGGAAAAGATATTATTGGGCAAGCACAAACAGGAACAGGAAAAACTGCTGCGTTCATGTTACCAATCCTTGAAAAAATCGATCCTAAAAATCGTAACGTTCAAGCATTAGTATTATGTCCAACTCGTGAATTAGCAGTCCAAGTTCATGAAGAATCTAAAAAATTCGCTCGTAATATGCGAGATGTTCATATTTTATCAATTTATGGAGGTCAATCATATGACCCTCAAATCCGTGCACTTAAAAAAGGTGTTCAAATCGTTGTAGGTACACCAGGACGTGTTATGGACCATATGCGTCGTGGAACTTTAAAATTAGAAAACTTAAAGATGTTAGTTTTAGACGAAGCTGATGAAATGTTAAACATGGGATTCAAAGATGACATCGAAGAAATCTTAGAAAAAACACCAGATACTCGTCAAACAGTTATGTTCTCTGCGACAATGGCTCGTGAAATCATGAACATCGCAAAAACATATCAAAAATCTCCTGAAATCGTTAAAGTTGTTTCAGAAGAATTATCAAACAAAAAAATCGATCAATATTTCGTTGAAGTTCGTCGCCAAGACCGAGTTCATGCGATGATTCGTTGCATTGATATGATGGGGTTAACTTCATCAATTGTCTTCACAAATACAAAACGTGAAGTTGATGAGTTAGTATCTAAGTTACAAGAGGAAGGTTATGTGACTGAGGGGTTACATGGGGATTTAAAACAAGCTCAACGTGACCGCGTTATGAATAGCTTCCGTCGTAAAAATGTTAATATCTTAGTAGCAACAGATATCGCTGCTCGTGGGATTGACGTAAGCAACGTTGAAGCTGTATTTAACTATGACATTCCTTTAAATGAAGAAAACTATGTGCACCGTATCGGTCGTACAGGACGTGCCGGAATGACAGGATTATCAATTACATTTGTATTTGGAAAAGATATGTTCCGTATTCGTCGTATCGAAGATTACACAAAAACAAAAATGTCTAAAATGGCAATTCCAACAGTTGAGCAAATTCAAGAAAAACGTTCAACAAACGTTATTGAAGATGTGATCGCTAACTTAGAAGGACAAGACTTCACAAAAGAAAATGAATTAATCGCTGCTATCTTAGAAAAAGGATATAGCTTAGAACAAGTGGCTGCAGGATTATTACGCATGCACATTGGTCAAAGTACAAAAGAGTACGCACCAATTGAAGAAGTAGTATCTGCTGGTAAACCAAAAGGTAAAGGAATGCGTAAAAACGAAGTTCGTTTATTCGTTAACGTAGGTTCTAAACAAAAAGTTAAAGCAAAAGACTTCGTTGGAATGTTAACGAAAAAATCAGATATCCCAGCTCGTGCTATCGGAGATATTGATGTTTACAAAAAATTCTCATTTATTAATGTAGATAAAGCTCACGCGAATGCAATTATTCGTAAATTAAATTCTAAATTAGTTAATGGTAAGCCAGTTCGTGCTGAAAAAACAGCACCAGGTGCAACGGCTCCAAAAGGAAACTAA
- a CDS encoding ABC-F family ATP-binding cassette domain-containing protein, with amino-acid sequence MLTVSNVGLRYGDKKLFEEVNLKFTPGNCYGVIGANGAGKSTFLKILAGEIEPNTGHVSYPKDLRMSVLKQDHYQYDELPVLETVIRGNERLFQITEEKNALYMKPDFNEEDGIRAAELEGEFAELNGWEAESDAAALLQGLGIPTELHEKLMKDLTGAEKVKVLLAQALFGNPDILVLDEPTNHLDIQSINWLEEFLINFEGTVIVVSHDRHFLNKVCTHICDVDFGKIKLFVGNYDFWYESSQLLNRMAKEQNKKKEEQIKELQDFIARFSANASKSKQATSRKKLLDKIKLEDLEPSSRRYPYVGFKPEREVGNDILMVEGLTKTIDGVKVLDNVSFMVRKDDKIAFIGDEIAVTTLFKILNGEMEADSGTFKFGVTIKTAYFPKDNSEFFNGCELSLVDWLRQYSDDQTESYVRGFLGRMLFSGEEALKKASVLSGGEKVRCMLSRMMLSNANLLMLDQPTNHLDLESITAVNNGLRDFTSNVLFASHDHQFIQTIANRIIDIKEDGSIVDKQTTYDEYLALA; translated from the coding sequence ATGCTTACAGTCTCTAATGTCGGTTTACGATATGGTGATAAAAAGTTATTCGAAGAAGTTAACTTAAAATTCACTCCAGGAAACTGCTACGGTGTCATCGGAGCAAATGGAGCTGGAAAATCTACTTTTTTAAAAATTTTAGCAGGTGAGATTGAACCTAATACAGGACACGTTAGCTATCCAAAAGATTTACGTATGTCAGTATTAAAACAAGATCACTATCAATATGATGAACTACCTGTTTTAGAAACAGTTATTCGCGGTAATGAACGATTATTCCAAATTACTGAAGAGAAAAATGCCTTATACATGAAACCAGACTTCAATGAAGAAGATGGAATTCGCGCTGCTGAATTAGAAGGTGAATTTGCTGAATTAAATGGATGGGAAGCAGAATCAGATGCAGCTGCTTTATTACAAGGTTTAGGAATTCCAACAGAATTACACGAAAAATTAATGAAAGATTTAACAGGGGCTGAAAAAGTTAAAGTTTTATTAGCACAAGCTTTATTCGGAAATCCTGATATTTTAGTACTCGATGAGCCGACTAACCACTTAGACATTCAATCAATTAACTGGTTAGAAGAGTTCTTAATTAATTTTGAAGGAACAGTCATCGTTGTATCCCATGACCGTCACTTCTTAAACAAAGTTTGTACACATATCTGTGACGTTGACTTTGGAAAAATCAAGTTATTCGTTGGTAACTACGACTTCTGGTACGAATCAAGTCAGTTATTAAATCGTATGGCTAAAGAACAAAATAAGAAAAAAGAAGAACAAATTAAAGAATTACAAGATTTCATTGCTCGTTTCTCAGCAAACGCTTCTAAATCTAAACAAGCGACATCTCGTAAAAAATTATTAGATAAAATTAAATTAGAAGACTTAGAACCATCAAGTCGCCGTTATCCATACGTTGGATTTAAACCTGAACGTGAAGTTGGAAACGATATTTTAATGGTTGAAGGATTAACAAAAACAATCGATGGTGTCAAAGTATTAGACAATGTGAGTTTCATGGTTCGCAAAGATGATAAAATTGCGTTCATTGGAGATGAAATTGCCGTTACAACATTATTCAAAATCTTAAATGGAGAAATGGAAGCAGATAGCGGAACATTTAAATTTGGTGTGACAATCAAAACTGCTTACTTCCCTAAAGACAACTCTGAATTCTTCAACGGATGTGAATTATCTTTAGTCGATTGGTTACGTCAATATTCTGATGATCAAACAGAAAGCTATGTTCGTGGATTCTTAGGACGTATGTTATTCTCTGGTGAAGAAGCACTTAAAAAAGCTTCAGTTTTATCAGGGGGAGAAAAAGTACGTTGTATGTTATCACGCATGATGTTATCTAACGCTAACCTTTTAATGCTTGATCAACCAACGAACCACTTAGATCTTGAATCAATTACAGCAGTTAACAACGGTTTAAGAGACTTTACAAGTAACGTCTTATTTGCTTCACATGACCATCAATTTATTCAAACAATTGCTAATCGTATTATCGATATTAAAGAAGATGGTTCAATCGTTGACAAACAAACAACATATGATGAGTATTTAGCTTTAGCTTAA
- a CDS encoding GNAT family N-acetyltransferase → MITLRPITKENFWDCIELMVFPEQEHFVASNAISIAQAKVQTECVPLGIYHQETMVGFLMYCLDYDDDEYWIYRLMIDQHYQGQGFATEALHQVIELIKDDKTRHQIFLGVPLESESAVHICEQAGFKFNGQIFGQEHIMVLNH, encoded by the coding sequence ATGATTACACTAAGACCTATTACAAAAGAAAACTTTTGGGATTGCATTGAACTCATGGTGTTTCCTGAACAGGAACACTTTGTTGCATCAAACGCTATTTCTATTGCTCAGGCTAAAGTTCAAACAGAGTGTGTGCCACTAGGTATTTATCATCAAGAAACAATGGTTGGTTTTTTAATGTATTGCCTTGATTATGATGACGATGAATACTGGATTTATCGTTTAATGATCGATCAGCATTATCAAGGACAAGGATTTGCGACTGAAGCCCTTCACCAAGTCATTGAACTTATTAAAGATGATAAAACTAGACATCAGATTTTTTTAGGTGTACCACTTGAAAGTGAATCAGCTGTTCACATTTGCGAACAAGCGGGATTTAAATTCAATGGTCAAATCTTTGGCCAAGAACACATCATGGTTTTAAATCATTAA